One segment of Desulfovibrio sp. JC010 DNA contains the following:
- a CDS encoding TRAP transporter substrate-binding protein encodes MTKFKFLAVAVLMTLLTAQAAFAAKYELKLQTAVPSSSMYFKTMKRLGDRIETLSNGEIKVDVYADGAIVKAFEIIDAVSEGIINGGQAWTHYWSGKHPAGLLFAAPTAGLGKGLDQRSLLSWAWEGDGNQLLNQYYQKELGYDIVAWLAMPMGPEPFGWFPKQVKDMADLRTMKFRAPPGIPAETFNSIKMPVVSMPGSEIVPSAQRGVIDAAEWISPADDALLGLADVWKHYYLQGLHQALSIGDIYINKDWFEALPKHLQAVINVSMKATVADQIVMNVSLNSQALKELVTEKGVVLEETPDEYFAEYGAAVPTILAKYAKKNEFFNQVLGSLNDWADMTVPYTVKVNGLYYKMGKTAMDSGATTNFKK; translated from the coding sequence ATGACTAAATTTAAATTTCTCGCAGTAGCAGTCCTGATGACTCTGCTGACTGCTCAGGCTGCCTTTGCTGCCAAGTATGAACTGAAACTGCAGACCGCAGTGCCCAGTTCCAGCATGTACTTCAAGACCATGAAACGTCTTGGTGATCGCATCGAGACTCTCTCCAACGGCGAAATCAAAGTTGACGTCTACGCAGACGGCGCCATCGTTAAAGCATTCGAAATCATTGACGCTGTTTCCGAAGGCATCATCAACGGCGGTCAGGCCTGGACCCACTACTGGTCCGGCAAGCACCCCGCAGGTCTTCTCTTTGCTGCTCCCACCGCAGGTCTCGGTAAAGGTCTCGACCAGCGTTCCCTCCTTTCCTGGGCTTGGGAAGGTGACGGTAACCAGCTCCTGAACCAGTACTACCAGAAAGAACTGGGTTACGATATCGTTGCATGGCTGGCTATGCCCATGGGTCCCGAACCTTTCGGTTGGTTCCCCAAGCAGGTTAAAGATATGGCCGACCTCCGCACCATGAAGTTCAGGGCCCCCCCCGGAATCCCCGCTGAGACCTTCAACTCCATCAAAATGCCTGTTGTATCCATGCCCGGTTCCGAAATCGTTCCCTCCGCACAGCGCGGCGTTATCGATGCAGCTGAATGGATCTCCCCCGCAGACGATGCTCTCCTCGGCCTTGCTGATGTATGGAAGCACTACTACCTGCAGGGTCTCCACCAGGCTCTGTCCATCGGTGACATCTACATCAACAAAGACTGGTTCGAAGCTCTGCCCAAACACCTGCAGGCTGTAATCAACGTATCCATGAAGGCTACCGTTGCCGACCAGATCGTAATGAACGTTTCCCTGAACTCTCAGGCTCTGAAAGAACTCGTTACCGAGAAAGGTGTAGTTCTGGAAGAAACCCCTGACGAATACTTCGCTGAATACGGCGCAGCAGTACCCACCATCCTCGCGAAATACGCCAAGAAGAACGAATTCTTCAATCAGGTTCTGGGTTCCCTCAACGACTGGGCTGACATGACCGTTCCTTACACCGTAAAGGTGAACGGCCTCTACTACAAGATGGGTAAAACCGCCATGGACAGCGGTGCTACCACCAACTTCAAGAAGTAA
- a CDS encoding TRAP transporter small permease subunit: MQANTSAPTNLTPPPKADKIVKTLDKISDVWGKLASYLVAPMLVALVYEVVSRYFFNAPTIWAGDVALICYGIYFMIGSPYCLKEGMHIRTDFLYSRWSIKTKGLVDFITYLVLYIPTHIVFLEIGWKYFYKSFKHNEVIISSPWMPIIWPMKLAIPVSLALMILQGVSETIKAYYAWRDEASYWGSYDDHDEVSECQAVNLDEV, from the coding sequence GTGCAGGCCAACACCTCTGCGCCCACCAACCTGACGCCTCCGCCGAAAGCGGATAAAATCGTCAAGACGCTCGACAAGATCAGCGATGTCTGGGGTAAACTTGCCTCCTATCTGGTCGCTCCCATGCTTGTCGCACTCGTCTACGAAGTCGTCTCCAGATATTTTTTCAATGCCCCGACCATCTGGGCGGGTGACGTAGCACTTATCTGTTACGGTATCTATTTCATGATCGGTTCGCCGTACTGCCTCAAGGAAGGCATGCATATCCGGACCGACTTCCTTTACTCCCGCTGGTCCATCAAGACCAAGGGACTCGTGGATTTCATCACCTATCTGGTGCTGTACATCCCGACCCACATTGTCTTTCTGGAAATCGGCTGGAAGTACTTCTACAAGTCCTTCAAGCACAACGAAGTTATTATCTCCAGTCCCTGGATGCCTATCATCTGGCCCATGAAGCTTGCGATTCCCGTGAGCCTCGCGCTGATGATCCTGCAGGGTGTTTCTGAAACCATCAAAGCTTACTACGCATGGCGTGATGAAGCCTCCTACTGGGGCTCTTACGATGACCACGACGAGGTCTCCGAGTGCCAGGCTGTAAACCTTGACGAAGTGTAG
- a CDS encoding TRAP transporter large permease subunit has protein sequence MEYTQLLGVLSLFGLIAAFCTGFPITFTMMFIGLVFGYAGMGKLVFYLMNLQFYQVMSDPVLGAIPFFLVMGYILEGAGLMDGLFRSIQKLMAPIPGSLYVAIVITATIFAAATGIVGSSITLLCVMAAPAMARSNYDTRMGAGAIAAGGTLGILIPPSIMLVVMGPIIGVPVTDLFAGAVIPGMLLSGIYVVYVLVRCFLNPKLGPPLPKELRAESIPALLIEIVKGVVPLILLIGATLGSILAGMATPTEASACGALGALLLVIGYGKFDWKKLQGALYSSIKLSAMILVMIAASNFFGSVFSRLGGADWLSSLLINMNLPPYAMIGMIMAMVFLLGWAMEWVPIVLIVLPIVMPTVRALGIDPLWFAIIYAVTLQTSWLTPPVALSCYFIKGCIPSWKLGDIYRGMFQFIACQVVGIALILMFPELVTWLPSIVNK, from the coding sequence ATGGAATATACTCAATTACTCGGGGTTTTATCCCTTTTCGGCCTGATCGCCGCCTTCTGCACCGGCTTCCCCATCACCTTTACCATGATGTTTATCGGTCTGGTATTCGGTTACGCGGGCATGGGCAAACTTGTTTTCTACCTCATGAACCTGCAGTTCTATCAGGTAATGAGTGACCCGGTTCTCGGCGCAATTCCCTTCTTTCTAGTCATGGGATACATACTAGAGGGAGCGGGGCTAATGGATGGATTGTTCCGGTCAATCCAGAAACTCATGGCTCCGATCCCGGGTTCCCTGTACGTCGCTATTGTTATCACCGCGACCATCTTCGCAGCTGCCACCGGTATTGTCGGCTCCTCCATTACCCTCCTGTGCGTAATGGCTGCCCCGGCCATGGCCCGAAGTAATTACGATACCCGAATGGGTGCAGGTGCCATCGCCGCAGGTGGTACGCTGGGGATTCTGATTCCGCCCAGTATTATGCTGGTCGTCATGGGCCCCATCATCGGTGTTCCCGTTACCGACCTCTTTGCTGGCGCTGTTATCCCCGGCATGCTGCTCTCCGGTATCTACGTAGTATACGTACTGGTCCGCTGCTTCCTGAACCCCAAGCTTGGACCGCCGCTCCCGAAAGAACTGCGTGCTGAGTCCATCCCCGCACTGCTCATTGAGATCGTCAAGGGTGTTGTACCCCTGATTCTGCTCATCGGTGCGACCCTCGGCTCCATTCTGGCCGGTATGGCAACCCCCACCGAAGCATCCGCATGCGGTGCCCTTGGTGCCCTGCTGCTGGTCATCGGTTACGGCAAGTTCGACTGGAAAAAGCTTCAGGGTGCCCTGTACTCTTCCATCAAGCTTTCCGCCATGATTCTGGTCATGATCGCTGCGTCCAACTTCTTCGGCTCAGTGTTCTCCCGTCTCGGCGGTGCAGACTGGCTCTCCAGCCTGCTCATCAACATGAACCTGCCCCCGTACGCAATGATCGGTATGATCATGGCCATGGTCTTCCTGCTCGGCTGGGCCATGGAATGGGTACCCATCGTACTTATCGTACTGCCCATCGTTATGCCCACAGTGCGCGCACTCGGCATCGATCCGCTCTGGTTCGCAATCATCTACGCAGTAACCCTGCAGACCTCATGGCTCACCCCGCCTGTTGCGCTGTCCTGTTACTTCATTAAAGGATGTATCCCCAGCTGGAAGCTCGGAGACATCTACCGCGGCATGTTCCAGTTCATCGCATGTCAGGTTGTGGGTATCGCCCTCATCCTCATGTTCCCCGAACTGGTTACCTGGCTGCCCTCCATCGTGAACAAATAA
- a CDS encoding tetratricopeptide repeat protein codes for MYPDRFQELEKVVDYLENADSGFVIVEVNDRRSQNNCVSFLETELISKKIVSIDLEYMPDDFRPANFIESAVKDFSEAKVFCVLNMSGLAKGDREEEIRMLRSFNMAREKLDNLDKLLVFFFPSYFVDLILRYALDFYDFASLRIKIPNPERPFMDRGEYEPEFADEKYLSNRVEFLKSRLGLGLDDEERFKVLMDLGDCLGKLYRWDEAIEVFEGAVGLAEEMGESNNKLKALYDMSEMAFLDYDYSLAASISEQGLDIALESDQDDADFVAAFLTTLARVERKIGETERAESLFKEAYLKWQAIGGNRECAIILGEMARILSDKGQDDDALRLHERQIEEFLKINDTRERAVTLGDIARIYKNKNRIDEALQVHEERLSIFDSLGESISSAGVRRDIGRILTEKGMVDEALRIHKEQLKFYEKIGDLQNCAITLFDIAQIVFYQKGSDALPFLEKAFGIVNDSGDRDGKAFVGRLLGEVLCYSGRYEDGLPLLHEALKNFKELMNYSEAEETNMLISEMEAYAAANPLPEENNDKDSK; via the coding sequence ATGTATCCCGATAGGTTTCAGGAATTAGAGAAGGTCGTAGATTATCTCGAGAATGCTGATTCTGGTTTTGTTATTGTTGAAGTTAATGACCGAAGGTCTCAGAACAATTGCGTTTCCTTCCTTGAAACGGAATTAATTTCTAAAAAGATTGTTTCCATTGACCTTGAATATATGCCGGACGATTTTCGTCCGGCAAATTTTATTGAGTCAGCCGTAAAGGATTTTTCTGAAGCTAAGGTCTTTTGCGTCCTGAATATGAGCGGCCTCGCTAAAGGTGATCGTGAAGAAGAAATCAGGATGCTTCGAAGTTTTAATATGGCCCGTGAGAAGTTGGATAATTTAGATAAGCTGCTTGTTTTTTTCTTTCCGTCCTATTTTGTTGATCTGATCCTTCGTTATGCCCTCGATTTTTATGATTTTGCCTCCTTGCGTATAAAGATTCCTAATCCAGAAAGACCATTCATGGACCGAGGTGAATACGAGCCTGAATTTGCTGATGAGAAGTATTTGTCGAACCGTGTAGAGTTTCTGAAATCCCGGCTTGGCTTGGGCTTGGATGACGAAGAGCGATTTAAGGTTTTGATGGATTTGGGGGATTGCCTTGGAAAGCTCTATCGGTGGGATGAGGCTATTGAGGTTTTTGAGGGTGCTGTTGGCTTGGCGGAGGAGATGGGAGAGAGTAATAATAAGTTGAAAGCTCTTTACGACATGAGTGAAATGGCATTTTTAGACTATGATTATTCCCTTGCAGCAAGTATTTCAGAGCAAGGTTTAGATATTGCTCTTGAGTCAGATCAAGATGATGCTGATTTTGTGGCTGCTTTTCTGACCACTCTTGCTAGAGTTGAGAGAAAAATCGGCGAGACTGAGCGTGCAGAGAGTTTATTTAAGGAGGCGTATTTAAAATGGCAAGCGATAGGGGGTAATAGAGAGTGTGCAATAATCTTAGGTGAAATGGCTAGGATTTTGAGTGATAAAGGACAAGATGATGATGCATTAAGGTTGCATGAAAGACAGATAGAAGAGTTTTTAAAAATTAATGATACTAGGGAGCGAGCAGTTACTTTAGGAGATATTGCAAGGATTTATAAAAATAAAAATCGAATTGATGAAGCCTTACAGGTGCATGAAGAGCGTCTGAGTATTTTTGATTCTCTTGGAGAATCGATAAGTAGTGCTGGTGTCCGTAGAGATATTGGGCGTATCTTGACTGAAAAAGGGATGGTCGACGAAGCATTGCGGATACACAAGGAGCAGTTGAAGTTTTATGAAAAGATAGGGGATCTACAGAATTGTGCAATTACACTTTTTGATATTGCACAGATTGTTTTTTACCAAAAAGGTTCTGATGCTTTACCTTTTTTAGAAAAGGCTTTTGGGATAGTTAATGATAGTGGTGATCGTGATGGTAAGGCATTTGTCGGTCGGTTGCTTGGCGAAGTTTTGTGTTATAGTGGTCGATATGAAGATGGTTTGCCATTGCTTCATGAAGCACTTAAAAATTTTAAGGAATTGATGAATTATTCAGAAGCAGAAGAAACGAATATGTTGATATCTGAAATGGAAGCCTACGCCGCCGCCAACCCCCTCCCCGAAGAAAACAACGACAAAGATTCCAAATAA
- a CDS encoding TolC family protein — MNLTAKLLRKTPIALVLLILCALCVAAPVHAQNGTGAAANNSTLTLSMDEVVKLTIRNNSNVATNYLQRVTQKFDLEQAEAKFEPVINIDGTFNAEAFQRNMHISDNGTQSPASKWDAGGKATISQKIPTGGTLSFVWDNNYSENKAGTLSYDGDTNVTREKSYTRQATSEWRVELTQPLLKGAGIDYNMASIRLARITDKRNILSLRDNLSQLINSGLNLYFTFKQAKENLEIQRQALERSERLLEVNKFKQKMGRMAASDVVQAEADVASSRLSLEEARNSVDEARRNLLNHLEMDPNLEIEPVEDKIRDVEPDYDRCMQVALKNNQAYMGSVFSVSEADINAMMASNDRMWELNLKTGYGQTHTEKNSYTASTNEDELSAGVELKAPINLWGDDLLDRKKALLTAEVNKRTTRLELKRAKTNLQTEVANAVRNVRMRWKMIQLARKNTELKALQLQNENTKLMVGRTTNFEVVSYQNQLVQAQLSETSMHHAYVQALLTLDQLLGTTMETWDVEFKHDDKQLEDNINDRIRPQVWTWW, encoded by the coding sequence ATGAACCTGACTGCCAAGCTGCTACGGAAAACACCAATCGCTTTAGTGCTGCTGATACTTTGCGCCTTGTGCGTTGCAGCACCGGTTCATGCGCAGAACGGAACAGGAGCAGCGGCAAACAACTCCACCCTGACCCTCTCCATGGATGAGGTGGTAAAGCTGACCATCCGTAACAACTCCAATGTAGCCACCAACTACCTGCAACGCGTTACTCAAAAATTCGATCTTGAACAGGCTGAAGCCAAATTCGAACCGGTCATCAATATTGACGGCACCTTCAATGCTGAAGCCTTTCAGCGGAACATGCATATTTCCGATAACGGCACCCAGTCCCCGGCATCGAAATGGGATGCCGGAGGCAAGGCGACCATCAGCCAGAAGATTCCCACCGGGGGAACGCTCTCGTTCGTCTGGGACAACAACTACTCTGAAAACAAAGCGGGGACATTGTCCTACGACGGAGATACCAACGTTACCCGTGAGAAATCATACACCCGGCAGGCCACTTCTGAATGGCGGGTGGAACTGACCCAGCCGCTGCTTAAAGGAGCGGGCATAGATTACAACATGGCCTCCATCCGGCTGGCCCGTATTACTGACAAACGCAACATCCTTTCCCTGCGTGACAACCTCAGCCAGCTGATCAACAGCGGGCTCAACCTCTACTTCACCTTCAAACAGGCCAAGGAAAACCTTGAAATCCAGCGGCAGGCCCTTGAACGTTCGGAACGGTTGCTGGAAGTCAACAAATTCAAACAGAAAATGGGCCGCATGGCCGCCAGTGACGTGGTTCAGGCTGAAGCAGACGTGGCATCAAGCAGGCTCTCCCTTGAAGAAGCCCGGAACAGTGTTGATGAAGCCCGGCGCAACCTGCTCAACCACCTTGAGATGGACCCCAATCTTGAAATCGAACCGGTGGAAGATAAAATACGGGATGTGGAACCTGATTACGACCGTTGCATGCAGGTGGCCCTGAAAAACAACCAGGCTTACATGGGCAGTGTTTTCAGTGTATCAGAAGCGGATATCAACGCCATGATGGCCTCAAACGACCGCATGTGGGAACTGAACCTGAAAACAGGATACGGCCAAACCCATACTGAAAAAAATTCTTACACAGCATCCACAAATGAAGACGAGCTCTCCGCCGGGGTGGAACTGAAAGCCCCCATAAATCTGTGGGGTGATGATCTTCTGGACCGTAAAAAAGCCCTGCTCACCGCCGAGGTAAATAAACGCACGACCCGGCTGGAACTGAAGCGGGCCAAAACCAACCTGCAGACCGAAGTTGCAAATGCGGTGCGCAATGTCAGGATGCGCTGGAAGATGATCCAACTGGCCAGGAAAAATACCGAGCTCAAGGCCCTGCAGCTGCAAAACGAAAACACCAAACTCATGGTCGGACGAACCACCAACTTCGAGGTGGTCTCCTACCAGAACCAGCTTGTGCAGGCCCAGCTCTCGGAAACCTCAATGCACCATGCCTATGTACAAGCCCTGCTGACCCTTGACCAGTTGCTGGGCACGACCATGGAAACATGGGATGTTGAATTCAAACATGACGACAAACAACTTGAAGACAACATAAACGACCGGATCCGTCCTCAGGTCTGGACCTGGTGGTAG
- a CDS encoding PAS domain S-box protein — MDKMLIKPFRETIFQVMNDGVMILNDKGTVTGANPAVAKILGVSGDDLEGMPLMAVVPPVEENDEFMQTLLDSVYKDCMISNRATPYHKENGEKIYLSVSVSRLKDKEGGVGGAVLVLRDVTEIEKLRQEERQLNQELTRAMRDAEESNKALKTSLTQGKKVRVMLIAAVFCFFSALGAYFWLNPVDLEIPAGLQSTKTNAETTDFQSMKVTPRPFSRSISLSGVVAPLEELTLVAPFNGIITKTDFYYGERIPRNQTILTLDTSEIASKMRSAFTEYIKARKKFYELTHWKNTSEVLKARRELEQARRTLNSSKAKAEEDKMLFDKGIIPRNQYDSTFQELKSNESRLVSAKENYRDVLNKGDKEYLEIARMELANAETNYESLKAKMAKAMVAAPVSGVALRPNAKNTDAKEITSGMSVTEGQPLLSIASLEGLSISAKVDELNINSLKLGQPVTVTGDAFPDHRLKGEIALISSQAGGEGKVPTFETTIRLPHLPKDIGKNVRIGMTANMQVETYANKKALMVPFSAINRSGGQTFLRVKETDGSVHDVEVQTGYTTINEVEIVSGIKPGTTILLMEGM; from the coding sequence ATGGATAAAATGCTCATCAAGCCCTTCAGGGAAACAATCTTTCAGGTCATGAATGACGGGGTCATGATCCTTAATGACAAGGGAACTGTAACCGGAGCCAACCCCGCAGTGGCAAAAATACTGGGCGTCTCCGGGGATGATCTTGAAGGCATGCCGCTCATGGCTGTTGTTCCCCCGGTGGAGGAAAATGACGAGTTCATGCAGACCCTGCTGGACTCGGTCTACAAAGACTGCATGATCAGCAACCGGGCCACCCCGTACCACAAGGAAAACGGGGAAAAAATTTATCTCTCGGTCAGCGTATCCCGGCTGAAAGACAAAGAGGGCGGGGTCGGCGGAGCGGTGCTGGTCCTGCGCGATGTCACCGAGATCGAAAAACTGCGTCAGGAAGAACGGCAGCTCAATCAGGAATTGACCCGGGCCATGCGCGATGCCGAGGAATCCAACAAGGCCTTGAAAACATCACTTACCCAAGGCAAGAAAGTCCGGGTCATGCTCATTGCGGCGGTATTCTGCTTTTTCAGCGCACTGGGGGCTTACTTCTGGCTCAACCCGGTTGATCTGGAAATTCCGGCCGGCCTCCAATCCACTAAAACCAATGCTGAAACAACGGACTTTCAAAGCATGAAAGTCACCCCGCGCCCCTTTTCACGGTCCATCTCCCTTTCCGGGGTGGTCGCCCCTCTGGAAGAGCTGACCCTTGTGGCCCCGTTCAACGGGATTATTACCAAGACCGACTTTTATTACGGGGAACGCATCCCCCGCAACCAGACCATCCTCACACTGGACACCTCGGAAATCGCCAGCAAAATGCGCTCGGCATTCACCGAATACATTAAGGCCCGCAAAAAATTCTACGAACTGACCCACTGGAAAAACACTTCCGAAGTGCTTAAGGCCCGCCGTGAACTGGAACAGGCCCGGCGGACCCTGAACAGCTCCAAAGCAAAAGCCGAAGAAGATAAAATGCTCTTTGATAAAGGCATCATCCCCCGAAACCAGTATGACAGCACCTTTCAGGAACTGAAAAGCAACGAATCACGGCTGGTCTCCGCTAAGGAAAATTACCGCGACGTACTTAATAAAGGGGACAAGGAATATCTGGAAATCGCCCGCATGGAACTGGCCAATGCCGAAACCAACTACGAATCCCTGAAGGCCAAAATGGCCAAGGCCATGGTCGCGGCTCCTGTTTCCGGGGTGGCCCTGCGGCCCAATGCAAAAAACACCGATGCCAAGGAAATTACCAGCGGCATGAGCGTTACCGAAGGCCAGCCCCTGCTCTCCATTGCCAGCCTTGAAGGTCTGTCCATTTCCGCCAAAGTGGACGAACTGAACATCAACAGCCTCAAGCTGGGCCAGCCGGTAACAGTCACCGGGGATGCCTTCCCGGACCATCGCCTCAAGGGTGAAATCGCCCTGATTTCCTCACAGGCGGGAGGAGAAGGCAAGGTGCCTACCTTTGAAACCACCATCCGTTTGCCGCACCTGCCAAAGGATATCGGCAAGAACGTGCGCATCGGCATGACCGCCAACATGCAGGTTGAAACATACGCCAACAAAAAAGCACTCATGGTTCCTTTTTCGGCCATCAACAGGTCCGGAGGACAAACCTTCCTGCGGGTAAAAGAAACGGACGGTTCTGTGCACGATGTAGAGGTCCAGACCGGATACACCACCATAAATGAGGTGGAAATCGTCTCCGGAATCAAGCCGGGCACGACCATCCTGCTCATGGAAGGCATGTGA
- a CDS encoding ABC transporter ATP-binding protein, which translates to MISIEDVHKSYRLGSVDVEVLKGVNLNVDEGELVAILGSSGCGKSTLMNILGFLDQPSSGVYRFNDQLADKLSDDELSTIRNKEIGFVFQQFHLLPKLTALDNVCLPLLYRGVPKKERVQLAHEMLTKVGMGERGDHRPNELSGGQQQRVAIARALCGGPSLILADEPTGALDTATGKEIMDLFLSLNKEDGITVVIITHDPGLAKRCKRSIRMRDGILEGA; encoded by the coding sequence ATGATCAGCATTGAGGACGTCCATAAATCATATCGGCTCGGCTCCGTTGACGTAGAAGTGCTCAAAGGGGTCAACCTGAATGTGGATGAAGGAGAGCTTGTGGCCATCCTCGGATCATCCGGGTGCGGTAAATCCACGCTCATGAATATCCTCGGCTTTCTGGACCAGCCATCTTCCGGTGTATACCGTTTCAACGACCAACTTGCCGACAAACTCTCCGATGACGAACTTTCCACCATCCGAAATAAAGAGATCGGCTTTGTCTTCCAGCAGTTCCATCTGCTGCCCAAGCTGACCGCCCTTGATAACGTCTGCTTGCCCCTGCTTTACCGGGGAGTGCCTAAAAAAGAGCGGGTGCAACTGGCCCATGAAATGCTGACCAAAGTCGGCATGGGTGAACGCGGCGACCACCGCCCCAACGAACTTTCCGGCGGCCAGCAGCAGAGGGTGGCCATTGCCCGCGCCCTGTGCGGCGGGCCTTCGCTGATTCTGGCCGATGAACCTACCGGTGCACTTGATACAGCCACGGGCAAGGAGATCATGGACCTTTTCCTGAGCCTCAACAAAGAAGACGGCATCACCGTGGTCATCATCACCCATGACCCCGGACTGGCAAAACGGTGCAAGCGTTCCATCCGCATGCGCGACGGTATACTGGAGGGCGCATGA
- a CDS encoding ABC transporter permease, translating into MILGENIKESFRSLMGAKQRSILALIGIVIGIGSVIAMVTVGQIVENEVIRQFKEMGTDICSVQLDGGNFQDRQSFSLENVLKIPQGCPTIRTVSPYVSMYADLKFSGKRTSSPALGVTEQFAKLYKVPISKGRFISDLDGNSAFCVLGSSKVEWLKENGVNDPVGKQVIFDDRIFTVVGTAAAVPMGTFTPYEINEGIMVPIKTALRSQDRPTINTFGARMQESGISELATEQMKRYFKLTAKKEIRVTSAEELVAQMKKQMRMFTALLGAIGSISLIVGGVGVMNVMLVSVSERKKEIGIRRAIGAKGRDIQFQFLVESIILSFIGGMLGTGLGVGATAIICNFANWEFFVSEEAIFLGVGVSAAVGIFFGYYPARQASALSPIDALRS; encoded by the coding sequence ATGATCTTAGGGGAAAACATCAAGGAATCATTCCGTTCGCTCATGGGTGCCAAACAGCGTTCCATTCTGGCCCTGATCGGCATTGTCATCGGCATCGGCTCGGTCATCGCCATGGTTACCGTGGGCCAGATTGTGGAAAACGAAGTCATCCGCCAGTTCAAAGAAATGGGGACCGATATCTGTTCTGTGCAGCTTGACGGCGGCAACTTCCAAGATCGGCAGAGTTTCAGTCTGGAAAACGTGCTCAAGATTCCGCAAGGCTGTCCGACTATCCGTACTGTTTCGCCCTATGTTTCCATGTACGCGGACCTGAAGTTTTCCGGCAAAAGAACCAGCAGCCCGGCACTGGGCGTGACTGAGCAGTTCGCAAAGCTCTACAAGGTCCCCATAAGCAAAGGACGGTTCATTTCCGATCTGGACGGTAATTCCGCATTCTGTGTGCTGGGCAGCAGCAAGGTGGAATGGCTGAAGGAAAACGGGGTTAACGATCCGGTGGGCAAACAGGTCATTTTTGATGACCGCATTTTCACCGTGGTCGGTACCGCAGCAGCGGTTCCCATGGGCACATTCACGCCCTACGAGATCAACGAAGGGATCATGGTTCCCATCAAGACCGCCCTGCGCAGTCAGGACCGCCCGACCATAAACACCTTCGGAGCCAGAATGCAGGAAAGCGGCATCAGCGAACTGGCAACCGAACAAATGAAAAGATATTTCAAGCTCACGGCCAAAAAAGAAATCAGGGTCACCAGCGCGGAAGAACTGGTCGCCCAGATGAAAAAACAGATGCGTATGTTCACCGCCCTGCTGGGAGCCATCGGCTCCATCTCACTTATTGTGGGCGGAGTGGGTGTCATGAACGTGATGCTGGTTTCGGTTTCCGAGCGAAAGAAAGAGATCGGCATCCGCCGGGCCATCGGTGCCAAAGGTAGAGATATCCAGTTCCAGTTTTTGGTGGAATCCATCATCCTTTCATTCATAGGCGGCATGCTCGGCACCGGACTGGGGGTGGGGGCCACGGCCATCATCTGCAACTTTGCCAACTGGGAATTCTTTGTTTCCGAAGAGGCAATCTTCCTCGGCGTAGGCGTTTCCGCCGCCGTGGGAATCTTCTTCGGTTACTACCCGGCCCGGCAGGCATCAGCACTCAGCCCCATTGATGCACTGCGCTCCTGA
- a CDS encoding TetR/AcrR family transcriptional regulator produces MARTVSKEGTQKRKEQILKAAGNCFSAKGFHQSSMADICREAGLSPGTVYHYFSSKDEMIVHFAKQELEQARQFVEAMQYVDSLTGLVDFTIHAILELDEQEEMQVYLEVLTESGRNKEVGKLLTKSDEIVLRALEKHLKRLGADKGETSFSSLALYVGIQIVALEIFKLEKPSAKERRDMSLLFRRGLLHVLGR; encoded by the coding sequence ATGGCGAGAACGGTCAGCAAAGAAGGGACGCAGAAGCGCAAGGAACAGATTCTAAAGGCGGCGGGAAATTGTTTTTCCGCCAAGGGATTTCATCAATCCAGTATGGCGGATATCTGCCGGGAGGCAGGTTTGAGTCCCGGCACTGTCTACCATTATTTCAGTTCAAAGGATGAGATGATTGTCCATTTTGCAAAGCAGGAACTGGAGCAGGCCCGGCAGTTTGTTGAAGCAATGCAGTATGTGGATTCACTGACAGGGCTGGTGGATTTTACCATTCACGCCATTCTGGAGCTGGATGAGCAGGAAGAGATGCAGGTTTATCTTGAGGTGCTGACCGAGAGCGGACGCAACAAAGAGGTAGGCAAGCTGCTTACAAAATCCGACGAGATAGTGTTGCGTGCTCTGGAAAAGCATCTGAAGAGGCTGGGTGCTGATAAAGGGGAAACCTCATTCAGCTCTTTGGCTCTTTATGTCGGTATTCAGATTGTGGCTCTGGAAATATTCAAGCTGGAAAAACCCTCGGCAAAAGAACGCAGGGATATGTCCCTGCTTTTCCGCAGGGGGCTGCTGCACGTGCTGGGCAGATAA